The proteins below are encoded in one region of Fulvia fulva chromosome 9, complete sequence:
- a CDS encoding Peptide transporter PTR2, whose translation MGVFRNLFASGQGSASDRGQYELVDNMAERESVVAQFHATEVEPRASIAGYSVRDIAGGEEPRDIMTKSEAAYDANSMSSVGASEPTEEEKRTLRRVADNLPWSTFLVAVVELCERFTYNGLSGPLQNYISNSYHDPNGLPGAIGLNQSGATGLTNFFQFWCYVTPVAGAIVADQYLGKYWTIFWSAIIYTIGILILFLTSLPVSIENGAALGGLVVAMVIIGTGTGGIKSNVSPMIAEQYRSTKPFIRTLKSGERVIVDPAVTIQRIYMIFYLCINVGSLSSIATTEMELHTGFWTAYLLCLCMFFVGLAVLVAGKKKYVMRPPKGSVIPHALKVCWIGLKNKSLDAAKPEYLEETTGRQGRSMPWDGLFVEEVRRALVACKVFLFYPIYWVVYGQMINNFISQAGQMQLHGIPNDIMQNVDPITIIIFILICDRIFYPALRKVGISFKPITRITWGFFLGAASMAYAAGVQKLIYESGPCYDAPGACDAAKRPDGTFGPNNVHVAVQTPAYLLIGLSEIFASITGLEYAFTKAPPSMKSFIMSIFLLTNAFGAALGAALSPTAVDPKLLWMYTGLAASCFVAGCLFWMFYRKLNYTEDAMNELEQYGEKAVPVDDVTKAGRHSVDNV comes from the exons ATGGGAGTCTTCCGCAATCTGTTCGCCTCTGGTCAAGGCTCAGCATCCGATCGCGGTCAGTACGAACTTGTCGACAACATGGCCGAACGTGAGAGCGTCGTTGCGCAGTTCCACGCCACTGAGGTCGAGCCACGGGCATCTATCGCCGGATATTCCGTGCGAGACATAGCTGGTGGCGAGGAGCCCCGGGATATCATGACCAAGAGCGAAGCTGCCTACGATGCCAACAGTATGAGTTCAGTCGGTGCCAGTGAGCCTACGGAGGAGGAGAAGAGGACCTTGCGAAGAGTTGCCGACAACTTGCCTTGGTCGACCTTCCTGGTTGCAGTGGTAGAATTGTGCGAACGTTTCACGTACAACGGGCTCTCAGGTCCCCTCCAGAACTACATCAGTAACAGCTATCACGATCCCAATGGACTGCCCGGCGCGATTGGCCTCAATCAAAGTGGAGCCACGGGATTGACCAACTTCTTCCAGTTCTGGTGCTATGTTACACCTGTAGCGGGTGCCATTGTTGCAGATCAATATCTTGGGAAGTACTGGACGATTTTCTGGTCGGCCATCATCTACACAATCGGCATTCTCATCCTCTTCCTCACTTCCTTGCCGGTTTCCATCGAAAATGGTGCAGCACTAGGTGGCTTGGTCGTTGCCATGGTCATCATTGGTACTGGCACTGGCGGCATCAAGAGTAATGTTAGCCCAATGATCGCAGAGCAATATCGGTCGACGAAGCCTTTCATACGAACGTTGAAGTCGGGCGAACGAGTCATCGTGGACCCTGCCGTAACGATCCAGAGAATCTACATGATTTTCTATCTTT GCATCAACGTGGGATCGCTTTCCTCCATCGCCACTACCGAAATGGAATTGCACACAGGGTTCTGGACAGCATATCTACTCTGTCTGTGCATGTTCTTCGTTGGACTAGCTGTGCTCGTCGCTGGCAAGAAGAAGTATGTCATGCGACCTCCAAAGGGATCGGTCATCCCGCATGCATTGAAGGTCTGCTGGATCGGCCTAAAGAACAAGAGCCTCGACGCCGCCAAGCCAGAGTACCTCGAGGAAACCACCGGCCGACAGGGTAGAAGTATGCCGTGGGATGGCTTGTTCGTTGAGGAAGTACGCCGCGCTCTCGTTGCGTGCAAAGTGTTCCTGTTTTATCCAATCTACTGGGTCGTCTATGGACAGATGATCAACAACTTCATCTCTCAGGCGGGGCAGATGCAACTTCATGGAATTCCAA ACGATATAATGCAAAACGTAGATCCGATCACAATCATCATCTTCATTCTGATCTGCGACCGCATCTTCTACCCTGCTCTCCGCAAGGTCGGCATCTCGTTCAAGCCAATTACAAGGATTACCTGGGGCTTCTTCCTCGGTGCAGCCTCAATGGCGTACGCTGCGGGCGTGCAGAAGCTGATCTATGAGTCTGGACCCTGTTACGATGCTCCTGGCGCTTGCGACGCTGCGAAGCGACCAGATGGAACGTTCGGACCCAACAACGTGCATGTCGCCGTTCAGACCCCTGCTTATCTCCTGATCGGCTTGTCTGAGATCTTTGCTAGCATCACAGGATTGGAATATGCATTTACGAAGGCACCGCCTAGCATGAAGTCTTTCATCATGAGCATTTTCTTACTTACGAATGCTTTCGGCGCCGCTTTAGGAGCCGCTTTGTCGCCAACTGCAGTGGACCCCAAGCTTCTCTGGATGTACACTGGGCTCGCAGCTTCTTGCTTCGTGGCCGGCTGCCTCTTCTGGATGTTCTACAGGAAACTGAACTACACTGAGGATGCGATGAATGAACTTGAGCAGTACGGCGAGAAAGCAGTGCCCGTCGATGATGTTACGAAAGCGGGAAGACACAGCGTCGATAACGTATGA